In the genome of Myroides phaeus, one region contains:
- a CDS encoding diphthine--ammonia ligase, whose protein sequence is MTSKAFLNWSTGKDAAYALYTLQRTKEYNVIRLMTTVNKSFGRVSMHGIREDVLRRQAVCLGLPIDIVYLTETLSLQEYEAIITKQLSVYKSEGICNSVYGDILLEDLKIFREQQLQRLAIQGVFPLWNMNTKLLVEEMVNAGIKAIVVCVNEQFLDKSFVGRIIDHQFIADLPEGVDPCGENGEFHTFVFDGPMFQKRVPFEIGEIGEIVYKTYDAPKQCNQKEIHHYGFWFLDIL, encoded by the coding sequence ATGACTTCTAAGGCGTTTTTAAATTGGAGTACAGGAAAAGATGCAGCTTATGCATTATATACCCTGCAAAGGACAAAGGAATACAATGTAATTAGACTTATGACAACAGTAAACAAGTCTTTTGGAAGAGTGTCGATGCACGGAATTCGTGAAGATGTGTTACGTAGACAAGCTGTATGTTTAGGACTGCCAATAGATATTGTGTATTTAACGGAAACATTGTCTTTACAAGAGTATGAGGCAATAATAACGAAACAATTAAGCGTGTATAAGTCTGAGGGGATATGTAATAGTGTTTATGGGGATATTTTATTAGAGGACTTGAAAATCTTTAGAGAACAACAGTTGCAAAGATTAGCTATTCAAGGAGTTTTTCCTTTGTGGAATATGAATACAAAGCTATTGGTAGAAGAGATGGTAAATGCAGGGATAAAAGCTATTGTCGTGTGTGTGAATGAGCAATTCCTTGATAAGAGTTTTGTTGGTAGGATAATAGACCATCAATTTATTGCAGACTTACCCGAGGGAGTCGATCCTTGTGGGGAGAATGGAGAGTTTCACACCTTTGTTTTTGATGGTCCTATGTTTCAAAAACGTGTTCCTTTTGAAATAGGTGAAATAGGTGAAATAGTTTATAAAACCTATGATGCTCCGAAGCAATGTAATCAGAAAGAAATACATCACTACGGATTCTGGTTTTTAGATATTTTGTAA
- a CDS encoding thioesterase family protein produces MARIKLNLPNEYIFSTTIPVRITDLNYGNHLANDKLLSILHEARVLFLANFGYTELDCAGKGLIMGDVAIEYKNEAFYGDHLTIQVVAGDFTRVGFDLYYLVQTETKLIAKAKTGMVTFDYNKRAVVEVPEVLKTQFIPQE; encoded by the coding sequence ATGGCGCGTATTAAACTAAACTTACCAAACGAATATATCTTCTCAACAACAATACCCGTGAGAATCACAGACCTTAATTATGGTAATCACTTAGCAAATGACAAACTCTTATCTATCCTTCACGAGGCACGAGTGCTGTTTTTAGCTAACTTTGGATATACAGAGTTAGATTGTGCAGGAAAAGGCTTAATAATGGGTGATGTGGCTATAGAATACAAGAATGAAGCTTTCTATGGTGATCACTTAACAATACAAGTAGTTGCCGGAGATTTTACAAGAGTAGGTTTTGACTTGTACTACCTTGTTCAAACAGAAACAAAACTAATTGCAAAAGCAAAAACAGGTATGGTTACTTTTGATTACAATAAGAGAGCTGTAGTAGAAGTACCTGAAGTATTGAAAACACAATTCATTCCACAAGAATAA
- a CDS encoding dihydrolipoamide acetyltransferase family protein: MAKFELKLPKMGESVAEATITNWLKNVGDRIEADETVLEIATDKVDSEVPSEVEGTLVEILFQVDDVVQVGQTIAIIETEGGSAAPAPTANNTVAPEVKVVENNVAAAQEAVAPVDFSDSEKFFSPLVKNIAKEEGISLVELEAIAGTGKDGRVTKNDILEYVKNRGSQPTQVAAPAQAVAPKAAPVAQTASKAAPVSVNGADEIVEMDRMRKLISGYMVQSVQTSAHVQSFIEVDVTNIVNWRNKVKSSFEKREGEKLTFTPIFMEAVAKALKDFPGMNISVDGDYIIKKKNINLGMAAALPNGNLIVPVIKNADQLNLVGMAKAVNDLGNRAKAGKLKPDDTQGGTYTVTNVGTFGSVFGTPIINQPQVGILALGAIRKVPAVIETPEGDFIGIRQKMFLSHSYDHRVVDGALGGQFVQRVAQILEAFDPNREV; encoded by the coding sequence ATGGCAAAGTTCGAATTAAAATTACCCAAAATGGGTGAGAGTGTTGCTGAGGCAACAATTACAAACTGGTTGAAAAATGTAGGAGATCGCATAGAGGCAGATGAAACAGTTTTAGAAATAGCAACTGATAAAGTTGATAGCGAAGTTCCGTCAGAAGTGGAAGGAACTTTGGTTGAGATATTATTTCAAGTAGATGATGTTGTTCAAGTAGGACAAACAATTGCAATAATTGAAACTGAAGGAGGAAGTGCTGCACCTGCTCCAACAGCAAATAACACTGTAGCACCTGAAGTTAAAGTAGTAGAAAACAATGTTGCAGCTGCTCAAGAAGCGGTAGCTCCTGTTGATTTTTCTGATTCAGAAAAGTTCTTCTCTCCATTAGTGAAAAATATTGCTAAAGAAGAGGGAATATCTCTTGTTGAATTAGAAGCTATTGCTGGTACTGGTAAAGATGGACGTGTAACTAAGAATGATATTTTAGAATACGTTAAAAATAGAGGTTCACAACCAACTCAAGTTGCTGCCCCTGCACAAGCAGTTGCGCCAAAAGCAGCGCCTGTAGCTCAAACAGCAAGTAAAGCAGCTCCTGTATCAGTTAATGGTGCAGATGAGATTGTAGAGATGGATCGTATGCGTAAGCTTATTTCTGGGTATATGGTACAATCTGTACAGACTTCGGCTCACGTACAATCTTTTATTGAGGTTGACGTAACTAATATTGTAAACTGGAGAAATAAAGTTAAGAGTTCTTTCGAGAAGAGAGAAGGTGAGAAATTAACGTTTACACCAATCTTTATGGAAGCGGTTGCAAAAGCATTAAAAGATTTCCCAGGAATGAATATTTCTGTTGATGGTGATTACATCATTAAAAAGAAAAACATTAACCTTGGTATGGCTGCAGCTCTTCCAAATGGTAATTTAATTGTTCCTGTAATTAAAAATGCAGACCAATTGAACTTAGTTGGAATGGCAAAAGCTGTTAATGACTTAGGTAATCGTGCAAAAGCTGGTAAATTAAAACCAGACGATACACAAGGTGGTACTTATACAGTAACTAACGTTGGTACTTTTGGAAGTGTATTTGGTACACCAATTATCAACCAACCACAAGTAGGTATTTTAGCTTTAGGAGCTATTCGTAAGGTTCCTGCTGTTATTGAAACACCAGAAGGAGATTTCATTGGTATTCGTCAAAAAATGTTCTTATCTCACAGTTATGATCACCGTGTAGTAGATGGAGCTTTAGGAGGACAATTCGTACAACGTGTTGCTCAAATCTTAGAGGCATTTGACCCTAATAGAGAAGTATAA
- a CDS encoding OmpP1/FadL family transporter — MNKYFYSLLSAILLTGATYAQEASPGDVMKFNQTDLNGTARFRGMSGAFGAVGGDLSALSINPAGGAIFNYNTAAFTVSYVAKNNKSDYFGNKESKNYNGLDVGQMGALFVFNSYDKDAVMKKFTIGLNYESTKNLRNDYLFRGLSNGNSLGDYFFNIANNNHIPYDVADPKTNDGTDAYVQAGNMAGYDGQQTFLAHETGVILSDKQDGVYSANYATNSAYHQARVFTTSGFSSKFAGTFAAQLGDRFYVGGNLNIHVVDYTQTSRAIERAQTPAGDGTIDIMNFYNSTYTYGTGFSFNLGAIAQVTDELRAGISYESPTWYSLKDELAQGLETIAVGKDESEYIYPQVVNLYDRYRLRTPSKYTGSLAYVFGEKGLISVDYTYKDYSNNEFRPKGNNAYKTLNNSIANTTQGTSHIRIGGEYRIKDFSIRGGYRFEQSPYKKDFKAYGDLNSFSTGVGYSFGNSRLDLSYTRTAQSFQTSLVDMTVNNLYSAANIKTRDNFVNLTYNISF; from the coding sequence ATGAATAAATATTTTTATAGCTTACTTTCTGCTATATTGTTAACCGGAGCTACTTATGCGCAAGAAGCATCTCCTGGTGATGTAATGAAATTTAACCAAACCGACCTAAATGGTACAGCTCGTTTTAGAGGAATGAGTGGTGCTTTTGGAGCTGTAGGTGGAGATTTATCTGCATTGAGTATAAACCCTGCTGGGGGAGCTATTTTCAATTATAATACTGCTGCTTTTACAGTGTCATACGTTGCAAAAAACAATAAATCGGATTACTTTGGAAACAAAGAATCTAAAAATTACAACGGACTTGATGTTGGACAAATGGGAGCTTTATTTGTTTTCAACAGCTATGACAAAGATGCTGTAATGAAAAAGTTTACAATTGGACTTAATTATGAAAGCACAAAGAACCTTAGAAATGACTATTTGTTTAGAGGATTGAGCAATGGCAATAGTTTAGGTGATTATTTTTTCAACATTGCTAATAACAATCATATTCCTTACGATGTTGCAGATCCTAAAACTAACGATGGTACAGATGCATATGTACAAGCAGGTAATATGGCTGGTTATGATGGTCAACAAACTTTCTTAGCACACGAAACGGGTGTAATCTTATCCGATAAACAAGATGGTGTTTACTCAGCAAATTACGCTACTAATAGTGCTTATCATCAAGCCAGAGTATTTACTACTTCTGGTTTTTCAAGTAAATTTGCTGGTACTTTTGCTGCTCAATTAGGTGATCGCTTTTATGTGGGAGGAAATTTAAATATTCACGTAGTTGATTATACACAAACATCACGCGCTATTGAAAGAGCACAAACACCTGCAGGAGATGGAACTATTGATATTATGAATTTTTACAATAGTACTTATACTTATGGTACTGGTTTCTCTTTCAACTTAGGAGCAATTGCTCAAGTAACTGATGAACTTAGAGCGGGTATATCTTATGAATCTCCAACTTGGTATTCTTTAAAAGATGAATTAGCTCAAGGATTAGAAACTATAGCTGTTGGAAAAGATGAATCTGAATACATTTACCCACAAGTAGTAAACTTATATGATCGTTACCGTTTGAGAACTCCTTCTAAATACACAGGGAGTTTAGCTTACGTTTTTGGTGAGAAAGGACTTATTAGTGTTGACTATACATATAAAGATTATAGCAACAACGAATTCCGTCCAAAAGGAAATAATGCTTACAAAACTTTAAACAATTCTATTGCAAATACAACACAAGGTACAAGCCATATACGTATTGGAGGTGAATATAGAATTAAAGACTTTAGCATCAGAGGTGGTTATAGATTTGAACAAAGCCCTTATAAAAAGGATTTCAAAGCTTATGGTGATTTGAATAGTTTTTCAACAGGGGTTGGTTATTCATTTGGAAACTCAAGATTAGACCTTTCTTATACAAGAACTGCTCAATCATTTCAAACCAGCTTAGTTGATATGACTGTAAACAACTTATATTCAGCTGCAAATATTAAAACACGTGATAATTTTGTCAACTTAACATACAATATAAGCTTCTAA
- the proS gene encoding proline--tRNA ligase: MSKNITKREEDYSKWYNELVVKADLAENSGVRGCMVIKPYGYAIWEKMQAEMDKRFKETGHQNAYFPLFIPKSYFSKEASHVDGFAKECAVVTHYRLKTSEDGKSIEVDPDAKLEEELIVRPTSETIIWDTYRKWIESYRDLPILVNQWANVVRWEMRTRLFLRTAEFLWQEGHTAHATKDEAIAEAEQMLEVYADFAENFMAIPVVKGFKTETERFAGANETYCIEALMQDGKALQAGTSHFLGQNFAKAFDVKFTSQEGKQEYVWATSWGTSTRLMGALIMTHSDDNGLVLPPNLAPIQVVIVPIHKTDEQLETIRAEVKKITDRFKKLNISFKFDDRTTFKPGWKFNEYELKGVPVRVAVGPKDLENGTFEVARRDTLTKEVVSKDGIVEYIQDLLEEIQSSLFNKALKYRDEHITEVNSFEEFKDVLENKAGFISAHWDGTAETEEKIKDLTKATIRCIPIDRKEEEGVCVLTGQPSKGRVLFAKAY, encoded by the coding sequence ATGAGCAAGAATATTACTAAAAGAGAAGAGGATTATTCAAAGTGGTACAATGAACTTGTAGTGAAGGCTGATTTAGCTGAAAACTCAGGTGTACGCGGGTGTATGGTAATCAAACCGTATGGTTATGCTATATGGGAAAAGATGCAAGCAGAAATGGATAAGAGGTTCAAGGAAACTGGACATCAAAACGCTTATTTCCCCTTGTTCATCCCCAAATCTTATTTTAGTAAAGAGGCAAGTCACGTAGATGGTTTCGCAAAAGAGTGTGCGGTAGTAACGCATTATCGTTTGAAAACAAGTGAAGATGGGAAATCAATTGAGGTTGACCCGGATGCAAAACTTGAAGAAGAATTAATCGTACGTCCAACTTCTGAAACGATTATTTGGGATACATATAGAAAATGGATTGAATCTTATAGAGATTTACCTATTTTAGTTAATCAATGGGCAAACGTTGTTCGTTGGGAAATGAGAACAAGATTGTTCTTGAGAACTGCTGAGTTTTTATGGCAAGAAGGGCATACAGCTCACGCAACAAAAGATGAGGCAATTGCAGAAGCAGAACAAATGCTTGAAGTATATGCTGATTTTGCAGAGAACTTTATGGCTATCCCTGTTGTAAAAGGATTTAAAACAGAGACAGAGCGTTTTGCTGGTGCAAATGAAACTTATTGTATTGAAGCTTTAATGCAAGATGGAAAAGCACTACAAGCAGGTACATCTCACTTTTTAGGTCAGAACTTTGCAAAAGCATTTGATGTTAAGTTTACAAGCCAAGAAGGTAAGCAAGAATATGTATGGGCTACATCGTGGGGTACATCAACTCGTTTGATGGGAGCGTTGATTATGACGCACTCTGATGACAATGGTTTAGTATTGCCTCCAAATTTAGCACCTATACAAGTAGTAATTGTTCCAATTCACAAAACGGATGAGCAATTAGAAACTATTCGTGCTGAGGTTAAGAAAATCACAGATAGATTTAAAAAATTAAATATTTCATTCAAGTTTGATGATCGTACGACTTTCAAACCAGGATGGAAATTTAATGAGTATGAATTGAAAGGAGTGCCTGTACGTGTGGCAGTAGGACCAAAAGATCTTGAAAATGGAACTTTTGAAGTTGCTCGTCGTGATACATTGACAAAAGAGGTTGTTTCTAAAGATGGAATCGTGGAGTATATCCAAGATTTGTTAGAAGAGATTCAATCAAGCTTATTCAATAAGGCATTAAAATATAGAGATGAACATATCACAGAAGTAAATTCTTTTGAAGAGTTTAAAGATGTGTTAGAAAATAAAGCAGGATTTATTTCAGCTCACTGGGATGGTACTGCAGAGACAGAAGAGAAGATAAAAGATCTTACTAAAGCTACAATTCGTTGTATTCCAATTGATAGAAAAGAGGAAGAGGGTGTTTGTGTGCTAACAGGCCAACCATCTAAGGGTAGAGTTCTTTTTGCAAAAGCATATTAA
- the rpsT gene encoding 30S ribosomal protein S20: MANHKSALKRIRSNEKKRVLNRYQHKTTRNAIKALRMIEDKTEAGVKLPVVVSMIDKLAKKNIIHSNKASNLKSKLTKHVAAL; the protein is encoded by the coding sequence ATGGCAAATCATAAGTCAGCTTTAAAAAGAATTAGAAGTAACGAAAAGAAGAGAGTATTAAACAGATACCAACACAAAACAACTCGTAACGCAATCAAAGCATTACGTATGATCGAGGATAAAACTGAGGCTGGTGTTAAATTACCTGTAGTTGTTTCTATGATTGATAAATTAGCAAAGAAAAATATCATTCACTCGAATAAAGCTTCTAACTTGAAATCAAAATTAACTAAACACGTTGCTGCATTATAA
- a CDS encoding TonB-dependent receptor plug domain-containing protein, producing the protein MFKHIYITGVLTALSATMAIGQNTSANDTLKNSNLKEVVLTYSKEKELVDKKPLTTIDDYLAKKENITLVRRGAYAWEPLINNMTIERTRQTIDGMQIFHACTDKMDPITSYVEINNLDQIDVTSGSQGSIFGPTLGGSIDLRTKKLAFTEDKQFSGQVQTGFESINKQKIVGGNFDFTSKKFYASGSIMFRDADNYKAGGNKEVLYSQFRKLNTSGILGYSINKSNSVEAAIIYDKATDIGYPALPMDVSLAEAIITSVKHTYIPTDSWVTKWETKLYYNTITHRMDDTNRPDVAIRMDMPGWSDTFGAYSTISATAKENHHLSATVNTYHNKSIAEMTMFSTLTNAVNMSVYTWPNVKTTYVGGTFKDHWQIDDSQSLMLTASIGSHNNTVSEAGVNQLRIFLVDDSFKKDKTRVVGNFAANYEKLQDNWVYGVGIGYGNRAPSVSEGYGYYLFNSGDKYDYIGNPGMKNESSYEANLFVKYVSPAFSTKLSGNFFYLDNYIIGVITPPFNAMTPGGNGLKIYQNIDHAIQATIDWNFKYNVDTHWTVSGGVGYSYGKDKDENTLPFISPIAYRAAVDYKYNSFNTQLGVTGNAIKSNAAEAYGETTTPAYATLNYNANYKFNFGTQILSIGAGVENILDTNYTTYSDWNKIPNPGRNFFVNLSYKL; encoded by the coding sequence ATGTTTAAACATATATATATAACTGGTGTATTAACTGCCCTAAGTGCTACAATGGCAATAGGGCAAAATACATCAGCAAATGACACGCTTAAGAATAGCAATTTGAAAGAGGTTGTTCTAACTTATTCAAAAGAAAAAGAGCTTGTTGATAAAAAACCATTGACAACTATTGATGATTATCTTGCTAAAAAAGAAAACATCACTTTAGTTAGACGTGGTGCTTATGCTTGGGAGCCGTTAATCAACAATATGACGATTGAGCGTACAAGACAAACTATTGATGGAATGCAAATATTCCACGCTTGTACAGATAAAATGGATCCTATTACTTCTTATGTCGAAATCAACAACCTTGACCAAATAGATGTTACTTCTGGTTCACAAGGCTCTATTTTTGGTCCTACTTTAGGTGGTAGCATCGACTTGAGAACAAAGAAACTTGCTTTTACTGAAGACAAACAATTTAGCGGACAAGTGCAAACTGGTTTTGAGAGTATCAACAAACAAAAGATTGTAGGCGGAAACTTCGACTTCACTTCTAAAAAGTTCTATGCGAGTGGTTCTATTATGTTTAGAGATGCAGACAATTATAAAGCTGGTGGAAATAAAGAGGTTTTATACTCTCAATTTAGAAAACTAAATACATCTGGTATTTTAGGTTACTCAATCAACAAAAGCAATAGCGTTGAAGCTGCTATTATCTATGATAAAGCAACAGACATTGGTTACCCTGCCCTACCAATGGATGTATCGTTAGCAGAAGCGATTATCACTTCTGTGAAACACACTTACATTCCTACTGATTCTTGGGTAACAAAATGGGAAACTAAATTGTACTACAATACAATTACACATAGAATGGATGATACCAATCGCCCAGATGTAGCTATCCGTATGGATATGCCAGGATGGAGCGATACTTTTGGTGCATATTCTACTATATCAGCAACAGCTAAAGAAAACCACCATTTAAGTGCTACAGTGAACACTTACCACAATAAGTCTATTGCGGAAATGACAATGTTCTCAACTCTTACTAACGCCGTTAACATGTCTGTTTACACTTGGCCTAACGTTAAAACTACTTATGTTGGAGGGACTTTTAAAGACCATTGGCAAATAGACGACAGTCAGAGTTTAATGCTAACAGCAAGTATCGGATCTCATAATAATACAGTTAGTGAAGCTGGTGTAAATCAATTGAGAATTTTCTTAGTAGATGATTCGTTTAAAAAAGATAAAACAAGAGTAGTTGGTAATTTTGCTGCTAACTATGAAAAACTACAAGACAATTGGGTTTATGGAGTTGGTATAGGATATGGTAACAGAGCTCCTTCTGTTTCTGAAGGATATGGATATTACCTTTTCAACAGTGGAGATAAGTATGACTATATTGGTAACCCAGGTATGAAAAACGAGTCTTCTTACGAAGCTAACTTATTTGTAAAATATGTTTCTCCTGCTTTCTCAACTAAATTATCTGGTAATTTCTTCTATTTAGACAATTATATCATTGGTGTAATTACTCCTCCATTCAACGCAATGACTCCAGGAGGAAATGGGCTTAAGATTTACCAAAATATTGACCATGCTATTCAAGCTACAATTGATTGGAATTTCAAATACAATGTAGATACTCATTGGACTGTATCCGGAGGTGTTGGATATAGCTACGGAAAAGATAAAGACGAAAACACATTGCCTTTTATTAGTCCTATTGCTTATCGCGCTGCAGTTGATTATAAATATAATTCGTTTAATACTCAATTAGGCGTTACTGGTAATGCAATAAAAAGCAATGCTGCTGAAGCGTATGGAGAAACTACTACTCCTGCTTATGCAACATTAAACTATAATGCAAACTACAAGTTTAACTTTGGTACACAAATATTAAGTATTGGTGCTGGTGTTGAAAACATCTTAGACACTAATTACACTACATATTCTGATTGGAACAAAATTCCAAATCCAGGAAGAAACTTCTTTGTAAACTTATCTTACAAATTATAA
- the typA gene encoding translational GTPase TypA: protein MTPIRNIAIIAHVDHGKTTMVDKILHHCQLFRDNESTGELILDNEDIERERGITITSKNVSVSYKGTKINIIDTPGHADFGGEVERVLNMADGVLLIVDAFEGPMPQTRFVLQKAISLGLKPCVVVNKVDKENCTPEEVHEKVFDLMFELGAEEWQMDFPAVYGSAKNNWMSDDWKQPTDSFEPLLDMVLKHIPEAKANEGTPQMLITSLDYSTFTGRVAIGRLHRGILKEGMNISLVKRDGKIVKCKIKELQTFEGLGRKKVSEVHAGDICAVVGIEGFEIGDVIADFENPEALATITIDEPTMSMLFTINDSPFFGKEGKYVTSRHIKDRLSKELEKNLALRVKETDSADKFMVFGRGVLHLSVLIETMRREGYELQIGQPQVIIKEVDGVKCEPIEELTIDIPENLSGRAVEYVSLRKGEMLSMEPKGERMIIKFNIPSRGIIGLRNQLLTATAGEAIMSHRFLEYQPYKGEIAGRNNGSLISMENGKAIPYSIDKLQDRGKFFVNANDEIYEGQVIGENTRSDDMCINVTKAKKQSNVRSSGNDEKARIVPPVIFSLEEALEYIQKDEYVEVTPKSLRIRKIFLKETDRKRNVIK from the coding sequence ATGACACCAATTAGGAATATTGCGATTATTGCACACGTTGACCACGGTAAAACAACTATGGTTGATAAAATCTTACACCACTGTCAATTGTTTCGTGACAATGAGAGCACGGGAGAATTAATTTTGGATAATGAGGATATCGAAAGAGAAAGAGGTATTACTATTACTTCAAAAAACGTTTCAGTAAGTTATAAAGGAACAAAAATCAACATTATTGATACTCCAGGCCACGCCGATTTCGGTGGGGAAGTAGAGCGTGTATTGAATATGGCTGATGGTGTTCTTTTAATTGTAGATGCTTTTGAAGGGCCAATGCCACAAACTCGTTTCGTACTACAAAAAGCTATTAGTCTTGGATTAAAGCCGTGTGTAGTTGTAAATAAAGTTGATAAAGAAAACTGTACTCCAGAAGAAGTTCACGAGAAAGTATTCGATTTAATGTTTGAACTTGGTGCTGAAGAATGGCAAATGGATTTCCCTGCTGTTTACGGATCTGCTAAGAACAATTGGATGTCTGATGATTGGAAACAACCAACAGATTCATTTGAGCCTTTATTAGATATGGTTTTGAAACATATTCCAGAAGCTAAAGCTAACGAAGGAACTCCACAAATGTTGATTACATCTTTAGACTACTCTACTTTTACAGGTCGTGTTGCTATCGGTCGTCTTCACAGAGGTATTTTAAAAGAAGGAATGAATATTTCTTTAGTTAAACGCGATGGAAAAATCGTTAAATGTAAAATTAAAGAATTGCAAACTTTCGAAGGTTTAGGACGTAAGAAAGTAAGCGAAGTTCACGCTGGTGATATTTGTGCTGTTGTAGGAATTGAAGGATTTGAAATTGGAGATGTTATCGCTGACTTCGAAAATCCAGAAGCATTAGCTACAATCACTATTGATGAGCCAACAATGAGTATGTTGTTTACAATTAATGACTCTCCTTTCTTCGGAAAAGAAGGTAAATATGTAACTTCTCGTCACATTAAAGATCGTTTAAGCAAAGAGCTTGAGAAAAACTTAGCTTTACGTGTTAAAGAAACTGACAGTGCTGATAAGTTTATGGTATTTGGACGTGGTGTATTGCACTTATCTGTATTGATTGAGACAATGCGTCGTGAAGGATACGAATTACAAATTGGACAACCACAAGTAATCATCAAAGAAGTTGATGGTGTTAAATGTGAACCAATTGAGGAGTTAACAATTGATATTCCTGAGAATTTATCAGGACGTGCTGTTGAATACGTTTCTTTAAGAAAAGGTGAAATGTTAAGTATGGAGCCTAAAGGAGAACGTATGATTATTAAATTCAATATTCCTTCAAGAGGTATTATTGGTTTAAGAAATCAGTTATTAACAGCTACTGCAGGTGAAGCTATTATGTCTCACCGTTTCTTAGAATACCAACCATACAAAGGAGAAATTGCTGGACGTAATAATGGTTCATTAATTTCTATGGAGAATGGTAAAGCTATTCCTTATTCAATTGATAAATTACAAGACCGTGGTAAATTCTTCGTTAATGCGAATGACGAAATTTACGAAGGACAAGTAATTGGAGAGAATACACGTAGTGATGATATGTGTATTAACGTAACTAAGGCTAAAAAACAGTCTAACGTTCGTTCTTCTGGTAATGATGAAAAAGCAAGAATTGTTCCTCCAGTTATTTTCTCTTTAGAAGAAGCTTTAGAGTATATTCAAAAAGATGAGTATGTTGAGGTAACTCCAAAATCTTTACGTATTAGAAAGATCTTCTTAAAAGAAACAGATCGTAAACGTAACGTAATTAAATAA
- the rimO gene encoding 30S ribosomal protein S12 methylthiotransferase RimO: MRTKTLKTNKINVVTLGCSKNVYDSEVLMGQLKASGKEVTHEAANDEANIVVINTCGFINNAKAESVNTILEYVDKKEQGIVDKIFVTGCLSERYKPDLEAEIPNVDQYFGTTDLPLLLKALGADYKHELLGERMTTTPKNYAYLKIAEGCDRPCSFCAIPIMRGKHVSQPIEKLVKEAEGLARDGVKELILIAQDLTYYGLDLYKKRNLAELLENLAKIEGIEWIRLHYAFPTGFPMDVLELMKREPKICNYIDIPLQHISDNILKSMRRGTTQAKTTKLLNEFREAVPGMAIRTTLIVGYPGETEEDFQILKDWVQEMRFERLGCFAYSHEENTHAYLLEDDVPEEVKQERANEIMEIQAQISWELNQEKIGNTYRCIIDRKEGNHFVGRTEFDSPDVDNEVLIDATKHYLKIGEFANITIDEATEFDLYGTPTK, encoded by the coding sequence ATGAGAACCAAAACTTTAAAAACAAATAAAATCAACGTAGTAACTTTAGGTTGTTCAAAAAACGTTTACGATAGTGAAGTGTTGATGGGACAACTAAAAGCAAGTGGTAAAGAAGTAACGCATGAAGCAGCTAATGATGAAGCAAACATTGTAGTAATTAATACCTGTGGATTTATCAATAATGCAAAAGCTGAATCTGTAAACACTATTTTAGAATACGTAGATAAAAAAGAACAAGGTATTGTTGATAAAATTTTCGTTACTGGATGTTTATCTGAACGTTATAAACCAGACTTAGAAGCAGAAATTCCAAACGTAGATCAATACTTCGGTACAACTGATTTACCTTTATTATTAAAAGCTTTAGGAGCTGACTATAAACACGAATTATTAGGAGAACGTATGACTACTACTCCTAAAAATTACGCATACTTAAAAATTGCTGAAGGATGTGATCGTCCTTGTAGCTTTTGTGCTATTCCAATTATGCGAGGAAAACACGTTTCTCAACCAATTGAAAAATTAGTAAAAGAAGCTGAAGGACTTGCAAGAGATGGTGTAAAAGAACTTATTTTAATTGCACAAGATCTTACTTACTACGGATTAGATTTATATAAAAAGAGAAACTTAGCTGAACTATTAGAAAACTTAGCTAAAATTGAAGGTATTGAGTGGATTCGTCTTCACTATGCATTCCCTACAGGATTCCCTATGGATGTATTGGAATTGATGAAACGTGAGCCTAAAATCTGTAATTACATAGATATTCCTTTACAGCATATTTCTGATAATATCTTAAAGTCAATGCGCCGTGGTACTACACAAGCAAAAACTACTAAGTTATTAAACGAATTTAGAGAAGCAGTTCCTGGAATGGCTATCAGAACTACATTAATTGTAGGATATCCTGGAGAAACAGAAGAAGATTTCCAAATCTTGAAAGACTGGGTTCAGGAAATGCGTTTTGAACGTTTAGGTTGTTTCGCTTATTCTCACGAAGAAAACACACACGCTTATTTACTTGAAGATGATGTTCCGGAAGAAGTAAAACAAGAAAGAGCAAACGAAATTATGGAAATTCAAGCTCAAATTTCTTGGGAATTAAATCAAGAGAAAATTGGTAATACATACCGTTGTATTATCGACAGAAAAGAAGGTAATCACTTTGTAGGTCGTACTGAATTTGATAGTCCTGATGTTGATAATGAGGTATTAATTGATGCAACAAAACACTATTTGAAAATTGGTGAATTTGCAAATATTACAATTGATGAAGCAACGGAGTTTGACCTTTACGGTACTCCAACAAAATAA